Proteins co-encoded in one Phalacrocorax carbo chromosome 5, bPhaCar2.1, whole genome shotgun sequence genomic window:
- the LOC104042190 gene encoding mucin-5AC-like, whose protein sequence is MDSDGCRLYAFCGPRCTIERHAMYCNVTTPLTTTSFEWSTVTTSVPPSSTSRTGCVSPSYPPLQPGQRYKLSNCTELICKGDNKVELIRTHCPPLKEITCANKYPAVLVPDENGCCYRYECQCVCSGWGDPHYITFDGIYYTFLQNCTYVLVKQIVPKYDNFRVYIDNYYCNAEDGLSCPKSIIIYYKSAKVLLTRELRNGVMTNVMYFNEVIVKPGFKKDGISFSTLGINMIVDIPEIGATITFSGLIFSVKLPYSKFGNNTEGQCGTCTNDKLDECRLPSGKIISSCPQMAHHWIVANNKSCHGVPPPSHITTPPPKPPCETPLCNLIWSK, encoded by the exons ATGGATAGTGATGGATGTCGTTTATATGCCTTCTGTGGTCCAAGATGTACAATTGAACGACATGCTATGTATTGTAATGTTACTACTCCTCTAACCACTACTTCCTTTGAATGGTCTACTGTAACGACATCAGTTCCTCCCTCTTCCACTTCACGTACTGGCTGTGTTTCTCCTTCTTACCCTCCCCTACAG CCTGGACAAAGATACAAATTATCCAACTGTACAGAACTCATCTGTAAGGGAGACAACAAGGTAGAACTAATTCGAACACACTGCCCACCTCTAAAGGAAATTACGTGTGCGAACAAATATCCGGCAGTACTGGTACCTGATGAAAACGGCTGCTGTTACCGCTATGAGTGTCAAT GTGTGTGCAGTGGATGGGGTGATCCTCATTATATTACTTTTGATGGAATCTACTACACTTTCCTTCAAAACTGCACTTACGTCCTGGTGAAACAGATTGTACCTAAGTATGACAACTTCCGTGTTTATATTGACAATTACTACTGCAATGCGGAAGATGGACTTTCCTGCCCTAAATCCATTATTATTTACTACAAATCTGCAAAAGTGCTGCTGACTCGTGAACTCAGGAATGGTGTGATGACCAACGTg ATGTACTTCAACGAAGTGATTGTCAAACCAGGCTTCAAAAAAGATGGTATTTCTTTCTCCACACTTGGCATCAATATGATTGTTGATATACCAGAGATTGGTGCAACCATCACCTTTAGTGGGCTGATTTTCTCCGTGAAACTCCCATACAGCAAATTTGGAAACAACACCGAAGGACAGTGTG GAACATGTACAAATGATAAATTAGATGAATGCCGCTTACCAAGTGGTAAGATCATTTCTTCCTGTCCCCAAATGGCTCATCACTGGATCGTTGCTAACAACAAGTCATGCCATGGAGTACCGCCTCCATCACATATAACCACACCTCCACCAAAGCCTCCATGTGAAACACCTCTCTGCAACCTAATCTGGagcaagtaa